A single window of Fischerella sp. PCC 9605 DNA harbors:
- a CDS encoding ribbon-helix-helix domain-containing protein has product MTDKKRSDDYKQIGGYVPVEMAQEFKSICAREGLSQSEVLKEIIYEWLAQRTTSSPLNPGQANQTTIADLVLANMKKLKRSGVMNLQALARREVLPTPGDFAIITSTLGIPEEEQKMIWQQTFNSGF; this is encoded by the coding sequence ATGACCGACAAAAAGCGTTCTGATGATTACAAGCAGATCGGCGGCTATGTTCCTGTAGAGATGGCGCAAGAGTTCAAAAGTATCTGTGCTCGTGAGGGATTGTCCCAAAGCGAAGTACTAAAAGAGATAATCTATGAGTGGCTGGCTCAAAGAACAACTTCCAGCCCCTTAAACCCCGGACAGGCAAATCAGACAACAATTGCCGATTTGGTTCTAGCCAATATGAAAAAACTTAAGCGTTCTGGGGTAATGAACTTGCAAGCACTCGCTAGAAGGGAAGTGCTGCCCACTCCAGGGGATTTTGCTATCATTACGTCTACTTTGGGTATCCCTGAGGAAGAACAAAAAATGATTTGGCAACAAACTTTTAATTCTGGATTTTAG
- a CDS encoding PAS domain-containing protein: MKALPINQESARLTALRHYQILDTEPEEAFDNLAQLAALICGTPIACINFIDENRQWLKAKVGWDVTELPRDVGMCPACLQQDDVLIISDTLADEVWAKNPVIADPYYVRFYAGIPLFTPEGYAIATLCVMDSQPRQLNSQQVAALQKLGRQVTIQLQIRQAQQYQSSGRALPMTGTLRDTTHCQRAEEQQAIAKARLRHLLTVSPVVMYSCQPDGDFATTFISDNITSLLGYESRDFLEDSQFWTNHIHPEDAPRALAELATLFEQEHLTCEYRFQHQDGSYRWVRDELTLVRDASGQPLEIVGSWIDISDRKRAEEKLAQSENLRRTIVESEPECVKLLAADGTLLEMNPAGLAMIEADSPSQVLGNSVYPMIAQEHRQAFQELTESVFQGKSGRLEFEIVGLKGTRRWLETHCVPLRSAKQEIIALLSVTRDISDRKRAEAALRENEQRLKLALQASKLGSWQFDLQTGELSASNQCKANFCRNPETEFSYELLFECIHPDDRAYVRESVRQALEQKIDYEAEYRNIWPDRSVHWVLARGSAIYDTDGTPTRMIGVTLDITERKRAEEALRASEERLKLVIDATNDAIWDWDLVQNKCFWSKRFYQFLGLSPTEEKNYFYESLYPLVHPEDREQFTELLYQHLELNQPYKMELRLRRADRTYNWFFIRGKAVRDPNGRPLRIVGALSDISERKQAEEELRQQNQRSQLLAEVALKIRQSLQTEEILQTTVTEIQKLLQTDRVIIFRFGSDGLGTVVQEAVVPGCSSILGQKLFDPCFHQNYQEAYRQGRMNIIPDIRSENVHSCHREFLENLGVKAHILAPIIFRDTLWGLLITHQCVRPRTWSSWEIELVQQLANQIGIALSKAQLLEQETRQREELARSNAELEQFAYVASHDLQEPLRMVTSYLQLLERKYKSQLDAKADDFIAYAVDGARRMQVLINDLLSFSRVSTRGQPFKLVNCNTVLQQAIANLKIAIAESGAVITHDQPLPEVMADATQLVQVFQNLISNAIKFRSELTPQIHIGVARRDEGVGGVRGVGEVRGENTSLCSPTLPLSPSPLSSYSPTENEWLFWVRDNGIGIEPQYRDRIFIIFQRLHARGKYPGTGIGLAICKKIVERHGGRIWVESEIGKGTTFYFTIPDRIDTPS, translated from the coding sequence ATGAAAGCTCTACCTATTAATCAAGAAAGTGCAAGACTAACAGCCCTCCGTCATTATCAAATTCTTGATACTGAACCCGAAGAAGCTTTTGATAATCTTGCCCAGTTAGCAGCCCTTATTTGTGGAACGCCAATTGCCTGTATCAATTTCATCGATGAAAACCGTCAGTGGTTGAAGGCAAAAGTTGGTTGGGATGTCACAGAATTACCGCGTGATGTCGGGATGTGTCCCGCTTGCCTTCAGCAAGATGATGTTTTAATTATTAGCGATACTTTAGCAGATGAGGTATGGGCGAAAAACCCGGTAATCGCAGACCCTTACTATGTGCGATTTTATGCAGGCATACCCCTATTTACACCCGAGGGATACGCGATCGCCACTCTTTGTGTGATGGATAGTCAACCCCGACAACTAAATTCACAACAGGTAGCGGCCTTGCAGAAACTAGGTCGGCAAGTAACGATCCAACTGCAAATTAGGCAAGCACAACAATACCAATCTAGCGGTAGAGCATTACCTATGACTGGGACACTCAGGGACACTACCCACTGTCAACGAGCAGAGGAACAACAGGCGATCGCCAAAGCAAGACTGCGCCACTTACTGACCGTTAGCCCAGTTGTGATGTATTCTTGCCAGCCAGATGGAGATTTTGCCACTACCTTTATCAGTGACAATATTACTTCTTTGCTGGGCTATGAAAGCCGTGACTTTCTTGAAGATTCTCAATTTTGGACTAACCATATCCATCCAGAAGATGCTCCCCGTGCCTTAGCTGAACTCGCTACCTTATTTGAACAGGAACACCTTACCTGTGAATATCGCTTTCAGCACCAAGATGGTAGTTATCGCTGGGTTCGAGATGAATTAACGTTAGTCCGAGATGCATCGGGTCAGCCTTTAGAAATAGTCGGTTCTTGGATTGATATTAGCGATCGCAAGCGTGCAGAAGAGAAACTAGCTCAAAGCGAAAATCTGCGGCGCACTATAGTTGAGTCAGAACCAGAGTGTGTGAAATTGCTTGCCGCAGACGGTACGCTGCTGGAGATGAATCCTGCGGGACTGGCGATGATTGAAGCTGATTCCCCAAGCCAAGTTCTTGGTAACTCAGTTTACCCGATGATCGCCCAAGAGCATCGTCAAGCTTTCCAAGAACTCACAGAGAGTGTTTTTCAAGGTAAATCGGGAAGGCTGGAGTTTGAAATCGTTGGTCTCAAAGGCACTCGTCGCTGGCTAGAAACTCACTGTGTTCCTCTGCGCAGTGCTAAGCAAGAAATTATTGCCCTGCTTTCGGTTACTCGTGACATTAGCGATCGCAAGCGTGCAGAAGCAGCACTGCGCGAGAACGAACAACGGCTGAAACTAGCATTGCAGGCTTCTAAACTTGGTTCTTGGCAGTTCGATTTGCAAACAGGGGAGTTGTCTGCATCCAACCAGTGTAAAGCGAATTTTTGTCGAAACCCCGAAACAGAGTTTTCCTATGAACTGCTGTTTGAATGTATTCATCCTGACGATCGCGCCTACGTACGAGAGTCTGTCAGGCAAGCTTTGGAGCAAAAAATTGATTATGAGGCTGAGTACCGCAATATCTGGCCCGACCGCAGCGTACATTGGGTGTTGGCACGGGGTAGCGCCATCTATGATACTGATGGTACACCAACTCGCATGATTGGTGTGACCTTGGACATTACTGAGCGCAAACGAGCAGAAGAAGCCTTAAGAGCGAGTGAGGAAAGATTAAAGTTAGTAATAGATGCAACTAATGATGCTATTTGGGATTGGGATCTTGTTCAGAATAAATGCTTTTGGTCAAAACGGTTTTACCAATTCTTGGGTTTGTCACCCACAGAAGAAAAAAATTACTTTTATGAATCCCTTTATCCACTGGTACACCCCGAAGACCGAGAGCAATTTACGGAGTTACTCTACCAACATTTAGAACTCAACCAACCATATAAAATGGAACTGCGATTGCGCCGAGCCGATCGCACCTACAATTGGTTTTTCATTCGGGGCAAAGCAGTTCGAGATCCCAATGGTCGTCCGCTACGGATAGTGGGAGCGCTGAGTGATATCTCCGAACGCAAGCAAGCAGAAGAAGAATTAAGACAGCAAAACCAGCGATCGCAACTTTTGGCTGAAGTTGCTCTGAAAATTCGCCAGTCCTTGCAAACTGAAGAAATTCTCCAAACCACAGTTACGGAAATTCAAAAACTGCTGCAAACTGACCGAGTTATCATCTTTCGATTTGGGAGTGATGGTTTGGGAACAGTGGTACAAGAGGCAGTGGTACCTGGTTGTAGCTCGATTCTAGGACAAAAACTGTTTGACCCCTGCTTTCACCAAAATTATCAAGAAGCTTATCGTCAGGGGAGAATGAATATAATTCCTGATATTAGGTCAGAAAACGTTCATTCTTGCCATCGAGAATTTCTAGAAAATCTTGGTGTCAAAGCTCATATACTAGCACCGATTATCTTTAGAGATACACTTTGGGGCTTGCTCATCACCCATCAGTGTGTTCGTCCCAGAACTTGGAGTAGCTGGGAAATCGAGTTAGTGCAACAATTGGCAAACCAAATTGGTATTGCCCTATCCAAAGCTCAATTATTAGAACAAGAAACCCGGCAAAGAGAAGAACTTGCTCGTTCCAACGCCGAATTAGAACAGTTTGCCTATGTTGCTTCTCACGATTTGCAAGAACCATTGCGGATGGTAACTAGTTATTTGCAACTGCTGGAGAGAAAATACAAAAGCCAACTGGATGCCAAAGCCGATGATTTCATTGCCTATGCTGTAGATGGTGCTCGCCGGATGCAAGTCTTGATCAATGACTTGTTAAGCTTTTCTCGCGTCAGCACCCGCGGTCAACCCTTTAAGCTTGTAAACTGCAATACTGTTTTGCAACAGGCGATCGCCAATCTCAAAATTGCGATCGCCGAAAGTGGTGCAGTTATCACCCACGATCAACCTCTACCCGAAGTCATGGCTGACGCTACCCAGTTAGTGCAGGTGTTCCAGAACCTAATTAGTAACGCCATCAAATTCCGCAGCGAACTGACACCGCAAATTCATATTGGGGTAGCCAGGAGAGATGAAGGAGTAGGGGGAGTAAGGGGAGTAGGGGAAGTAAGAGGAGAAAATACTTCTCTATGTTCCCCCACTCTCCCCCTCTCCCCCTCTCCCTTGTCTTCCTATTCCCCTACAGAAAACGAATGGCTCTTCTGGGTGCGCGATAATGGAATTGGCATTGAGCCGCAGTATCGCGATCGCATTTTCATCATCTTTCAGCGTTTACACGCCCGGGGCAAGTATCCCGGTACTGGTATTGGCTTGGCAATTTGTAAGAAAATTGTCGAACGCCACGGCGGACGCATCTGGGTGGAGTCGGAAATCGGTAAAGGAACAACCTTCTACTTCACAATTCCGGATAGGATAGATACGCCATCATGA
- a CDS encoding response regulator has protein sequence MNISADFMPIEVLLVEDNPGDVELTKIALEDSKISVNLNVVEDGVEAIAFLRREGKYANIMHPDIVLLDLNLPKKDGREVLAEIKADEKLRRIPVVVLTTSQAEEDVLRAYNLSANCYINKPVDFDQFVKIVQSIESFWFTIVKLPPE, from the coding sequence ATGAATATTTCAGCAGATTTTATGCCTATTGAGGTTTTGTTAGTAGAAGACAACCCCGGCGATGTAGAGTTAACCAAAATAGCTCTGGAAGATAGCAAAATTTCTGTTAACTTGAACGTAGTTGAGGATGGCGTAGAGGCGATTGCATTCTTGCGTAGAGAGGGAAAATATGCTAATATAATGCACCCTGATATTGTGCTGCTCGATTTGAATCTGCCCAAAAAAGACGGGAGGGAAGTACTGGCAGAAATCAAAGCAGATGAAAAACTCAGGCGAATTCCTGTGGTTGTGCTGACGACTTCTCAAGCTGAAGAAGATGTTCTTAGAGCCTATAATCTCTCTGCTAACTGCTATATTAACAAGCCCGTTGACTTCGATCAGTTCGTTAAAATAGTACAATCCATAGAAAGTTTTTGGTTTACGATTGTCAAGCTGCCACCGGAATAA
- a CDS encoding hybrid sensor histidine kinase/response regulator: protein MAEQPIKVLLIEDNPGDICLLQEFLSDVTSAQFQLITVECLDQAFEFLKQDSFDVILLDLSLPDSQGLETFINMHHQAQAIPIIVLTGLDDENLAIRAMQEGAQDYLVKGQVNGDLLVRCMRYAIERQRVEEALRQSEERFRVALKNSPIVVFNQDKELRYTWVYNSSPGFISEEILGKRDSDFIAASDAQLLLDIKQRVIATGIGTREEVSIHTAQGTRYYDLTVEPLRNEAQEVVGITCASIDISDRKLAEEKIREQAALLDVTTDAIFVQDLDNRIIFWNKGAENLYGWRPQEAYGKKVIELLYIDEPPPEVETALLTVISKGQWQGELTRVTKSGREVLVASRWALVCKEDGTPTSILTVDTDITEKKQLETQLFRAQRLESIGTLASGIAHDLNNILTPILAVAQLLPLKFPDIYSSEHQHLLEILEDSAKRGADLVKQVLSFARGVEGKRITLQVRHLIREVVKIVRETFPKSIEVSMDVPKNLWTVYGDSTQLHQVLMNLCVNARDAMPDGGTLTISAENLLIDQNYARMNLEAKVGPYTVITIADTGVGIPPEILERIFEPFFTTKEAGKGTGLGLSTVIGIVKSHGGFINVYSEIERGTSFKVYLPAVQGTETEPTQQLEPLAGKGELILVVDDEPAIQEITRASLETHNYNTLIASDGIEAIALYAQNRNKISAVLMDMMLPSLDGLTAIRTLQKINPEVKIIATSGLMSSSKLTEASAVGIKTFLSKPYTVKELLLTLQKVLSS from the coding sequence ATGGCAGAACAACCTATCAAAGTTTTGTTGATAGAAGATAACCCTGGTGATATCTGTCTGTTGCAGGAATTTTTATCGGATGTCACCTCCGCACAGTTTCAATTAATTACCGTTGAGTGTCTGGATCAAGCGTTTGAATTTCTCAAGCAAGACAGCTTTGATGTGATTTTATTAGACCTCTCTTTGCCAGACAGCCAAGGGTTGGAAACTTTTATTAACATGCATCACCAAGCACAAGCTATTCCCATCATCGTGCTGACAGGCTTGGACGATGAAAATTTGGCTATTCGAGCCATGCAGGAGGGAGCGCAGGATTACTTGGTTAAAGGGCAAGTAAATGGTGACTTGCTAGTGCGTTGCATGCGCTACGCAATTGAGCGACAACGGGTAGAAGAAGCATTACGCCAAAGCGAGGAGAGATTTCGAGTAGCACTCAAAAACTCTCCCATTGTTGTTTTTAACCAAGACAAAGAGTTACGGTATACCTGGGTTTATAACTCCTCTCCAGGCTTTATTAGTGAAGAAATTTTGGGTAAACGGGACTCAGATTTCATTGCCGCTAGCGATGCCCAACTGCTTTTGGATATCAAACAACGCGTCATCGCCACTGGAATAGGAACACGAGAAGAAGTATCGATTCATACTGCCCAAGGTACGCGATATTATGATTTGACAGTGGAGCCATTGCGGAATGAAGCACAAGAGGTAGTGGGCATCACCTGCGCCAGTATTGATATTAGCGATCGCAAACTTGCCGAAGAAAAAATCCGCGAACAAGCTGCATTATTGGATGTAACTACAGACGCAATTTTTGTGCAAGATTTAGATAATCGCATTATATTCTGGAACAAAGGCGCAGAAAATCTCTACGGTTGGCGTCCCCAAGAAGCTTACGGCAAAAAAGTAATCGAACTTTTATATATTGATGAACCTCCGCCGGAGGTAGAAACGGCACTTTTGACAGTTATTAGTAAAGGTCAATGGCAGGGCGAGTTAACAAGAGTAACTAAAAGTGGCAGAGAAGTTTTGGTTGCCAGCCGTTGGGCTTTAGTCTGCAAAGAAGACGGTACGCCGACATCTATTCTTACTGTTGATACCGACATTACCGAGAAAAAACAGCTAGAAACGCAATTATTTCGCGCTCAACGCCTAGAAAGTATTGGCACTTTAGCAAGCGGTATTGCCCACGACCTTAACAATATCCTGACTCCGATTCTAGCTGTAGCGCAACTGCTGCCACTCAAATTCCCCGATATTTACTCGTCGGAACATCAACATCTACTGGAAATACTCGAAGACAGTGCCAAACGGGGAGCAGATCTCGTCAAGCAGGTTTTGTCATTCGCACGGGGAGTGGAAGGCAAGCGCATAACTTTACAAGTCAGGCACTTGATCCGAGAAGTTGTCAAGATTGTCAGAGAGACTTTCCCCAAATCCATTGAAGTCTCTATGGATGTACCGAAAAACTTATGGACAGTTTATGGAGATAGTACGCAACTGCACCAGGTGCTGATGAATCTTTGCGTTAATGCCCGTGATGCCATGCCTGATGGCGGCACTTTGACTATTTCTGCCGAAAATCTGTTGATTGATCAAAATTATGCTCGCATGAACTTGGAAGCCAAAGTCGGGCCGTACACAGTCATTACGATCGCAGATACTGGAGTTGGTATACCCCCAGAAATTTTAGAGAGAATTTTTGAGCCATTCTTCACCACAAAAGAAGCAGGCAAAGGCACGGGGCTGGGGCTTTCTACAGTGATTGGCATTGTCAAAAGCCACGGTGGTTTTATCAATGTGTACAGTGAGATAGAACGCGGCACTAGCTTTAAAGTATACTTGCCAGCAGTGCAGGGAACAGAAACAGAACCCACACAACAATTAGAACCGCTGGCAGGCAAGGGAGAATTGATTTTGGTTGTGGATGATGAACCTGCCATTCAAGAAATTACCAGGGCATCATTAGAGACTCATAACTACAACACACTGATTGCTAGTGATGGCATTGAAGCGATCGCCCTATACGCCCAAAACCGAAATAAAATCAGTGCTGTACTGATGGATATGATGCTCCCGTCGCTAGATGGTTTAACTGCTATCCGTACCTTGCAAAAAATCAACCCAGAAGTCAAAATTATTGCCACTAGCGGACTCATGTCTAGCAGTAAACTCACAGAAGCATCCGCTGTTGGCATCAAAACATTTTTGTCAAAACCTTACACCGTCAAAGAATTATTGCTGACTTTACAGAAAGTTCTTAGTAGTTAG
- a CDS encoding phytase — MKFRNESAAALVRSAAILTLATALFTSSSSVLGNTVTPVSVQPKLETPSNFDDDAGGNADADDPAIWVHPFSPSKSLVVSTLKEAGLAVYNLKGVQLQSIAAPPAPTPDDSPGRFNNVDVLYGFVLNNQKVDLAVVSDRGSDKLRIYSINPQAASSGQPPLTDVTAANVPFIFSSSQTQVNEQATAYGIAVYQEPKSGRSFAYVSQRNRTAIALVELLQTDRGQITYRKLKQLNLPSQFKLPNGTTWTPCEDPGELPQVEGMVVDRDLGMLYAGQEDVGIWKIKLPLGSTRPILLDRVREFGVPYTYDPVEEECKIDFSNDPGYGGKHLSADVEGLTIYYADDDEGYLLASSQGDNTFAVYEREDNNRFVGSFAIVDTTTVDGVQESDGAAVINVPLDSEFPLGLFVTQDGENIPEVLDDAGEVRANTNFKFIPWQSIANTFPKPLQIEPDDWNPRDDDD, encoded by the coding sequence ATGAAGTTTAGAAATGAGAGTGCTGCCGCTCTAGTTCGATCTGCTGCTATCTTGACATTGGCCACTGCCCTTTTTACCTCGTCCAGTAGTGTACTTGGCAACACTGTTACTCCAGTTTCAGTTCAGCCCAAGTTAGAAACTCCCTCAAATTTTGATGATGATGCCGGGGGCAATGCGGATGCTGACGATCCAGCCATCTGGGTACATCCATTTTCACCTTCTAAGAGTCTGGTTGTTAGTACTCTCAAAGAGGCTGGACTCGCAGTTTATAACCTCAAGGGAGTGCAACTACAATCTATTGCAGCACCTCCAGCTCCAACTCCTGACGATAGCCCAGGCCGCTTTAATAACGTTGATGTGCTCTATGGCTTTGTTCTAAACAATCAGAAGGTTGATCTAGCCGTCGTGAGCGATCGCGGTTCGGACAAGCTGCGTATTTACAGCATTAATCCCCAAGCGGCATCCTCAGGTCAGCCGCCATTAACTGATGTGACGGCTGCTAATGTACCGTTTATATTTTCCAGCAGCCAAACTCAAGTTAATGAGCAGGCAACCGCCTATGGGATTGCTGTTTACCAGGAGCCAAAGTCAGGGCGATCGTTTGCTTATGTGAGTCAGCGAAACCGTACAGCCATTGCTCTAGTTGAGTTACTACAGACCGATCGGGGACAAATTACCTATCGTAAGCTTAAGCAACTCAATCTTCCCAGTCAATTCAAGTTACCCAATGGCACAACCTGGACTCCCTGTGAAGATCCGGGTGAACTCCCCCAAGTAGAAGGCATGGTTGTAGATCGGGATCTAGGCATGCTTTATGCCGGCCAAGAGGATGTTGGCATTTGGAAGATTAAACTGCCGCTAGGCTCCACCCGCCCTATCCTCTTAGATCGAGTCCGTGAGTTTGGTGTTCCCTATACCTATGACCCGGTGGAAGAAGAATGCAAAATTGACTTCAGTAACGATCCAGGCTATGGGGGCAAACACCTTTCTGCAGATGTCGAAGGACTAACCATCTACTATGCAGACGATGATGAGGGCTACTTGCTAGCATCTAGCCAAGGTGATAACACCTTTGCCGTCTACGAACGAGAAGACAACAATCGTTTTGTTGGTAGTTTTGCGATCGTTGATACTACAACGGTAGATGGAGTGCAAGAATCAGACGGAGCGGCTGTTATCAACGTGCCCTTAGACAGTGAATTTCCACTGGGTCTATTTGTTACTCAAGATGGTGAGAATATCCCAGAGGTCTTAGATGATGCAGGTGAAGTGCGAGCAAACACCAACTTTAAATTTATACCCTGGCAATCCATTGCTAACACGTTTCCTAAACCATTACAGATTGAGCCTGATGATTGGAACCCTCGAGACGATGATGATTAA
- a CDS encoding DUF3370 domain-containing protein, protein MLPFLQILPIAQTTPVPPPAEEVVQTQQVRPLPGKLDRIPTFNSNSPEKVLKEGILLSTFPSAGKKVPTAHLNFPFQGRFDIFAHHVAEAPTPDNLRSLYLGIILHNPGKQPVKVNVFQGATYLSQPDAPFIELPSFTQNMLGTVFAGPGDRVMNDVLRGRRQDIFPAQIIISGGQSQMLLNAPIPVQGLTPPLNGRSTLIRLRSNGTVYAASLAMFAPTNPDGSERAPTLQEWENLLNNGDLALPRDKTPTPLKKTDKPIIYGRVAGVAQGSFWRANITDSPKVKYLTIPQPGQAYSYALSTVHRGTLGTGQIQSAPMLVRYPDTAYRAHGNYGIQYSLKLPLYNNTQIPQRVTISMQTPLKEDQLVQPGLRFLSTPGRQVFFRGTVRLGYKDDQGKLQTQFVHLVQRQGQPGEPLVVLNMKAGDKRLVKVDLLYPPDATPPQVLTVQTLKNNNSL, encoded by the coding sequence ATGTTGCCATTCTTACAAATTCTTCCTATTGCCCAGACAACACCTGTACCACCACCAGCTGAGGAAGTAGTCCAAACTCAACAAGTTCGTCCTCTACCAGGAAAGCTAGATCGGATTCCTACCTTTAATAGCAATAGCCCAGAAAAGGTGTTGAAAGAAGGAATTCTCCTTTCCACCTTTCCCTCAGCAGGGAAAAAAGTGCCAACTGCACATCTAAATTTCCCGTTTCAGGGACGATTTGATATTTTTGCCCACCACGTCGCCGAAGCACCAACCCCAGATAATTTGCGATCGCTATATCTGGGAATAATCTTGCATAACCCAGGCAAACAACCAGTAAAGGTGAATGTTTTCCAAGGGGCAACTTATTTGAGTCAACCAGATGCACCTTTTATAGAATTGCCATCCTTTACTCAAAACATGTTGGGAACAGTTTTCGCCGGGCCTGGCGATCGCGTTATGAATGATGTTCTGCGAGGACGCCGCCAAGATATTTTTCCTGCCCAAATCATCATTTCTGGTGGGCAAAGTCAGATGTTATTGAATGCGCCTATCCCAGTTCAAGGACTGACACCGCCCTTAAATGGTCGGTCTACCTTAATTCGCCTGCGGAGTAATGGCACTGTCTATGCAGCTAGTCTGGCAATGTTTGCGCCTACCAATCCTGATGGCAGTGAACGTGCCCCTACTCTCCAAGAGTGGGAAAATTTACTTAATAATGGTGATTTAGCATTACCTCGCGATAAAACCCCCACTCCTCTAAAAAAAACTGACAAACCCATAATCTATGGACGAGTCGCCGGCGTAGCCCAGGGTTCCTTCTGGCGAGCAAATATTACAGATAGTCCCAAAGTCAAATACCTAACCATTCCCCAACCCGGTCAAGCTTATTCCTATGCTTTAAGTACTGTACATCGCGGCACATTAGGGACTGGTCAAATTCAAAGTGCGCCGATGCTGGTGCGCTATCCTGACACTGCCTATCGCGCCCACGGAAATTACGGAATCCAATACAGCCTGAAGTTACCACTATATAACAATACTCAAATACCACAAAGAGTAACTATTTCAATGCAAACACCCCTCAAAGAAGACCAGTTAGTCCAACCGGGGTTACGCTTTTTGAGTACACCAGGGCGGCAAGTATTCTTTCGTGGTACAGTGCGCTTAGGCTACAAAGATGACCAAGGCAAGCTACAAACCCAGTTTGTGCATTTGGTGCAAAGGCAGGGTCAGCCTGGAGAACCTCTAGTAGTTTTAAATATGAAAGCAGGCGACAAAAGATTGGTAAAAGTGGATTTACTTTATCCACCAGATGCAACACCACCGCAAGTCTTAACAGTTCAAACTTTGAAGAACAATAACTCTCTTTAA
- a CDS encoding peptidase C15 — protein MKKRLLLTSFHTWLPHQVSNSSDDLLIEVAKLDSISHDLSFVRLLPPDVQVASAQVLKKIAKLQPDGIICCGMAEKRTQLSVESNASCGESVLQTTVDLKQLVVGTAAVEISHDCGKFVCEGLYYSVLDYLRQFQLKVPCIFVHVPILTEENSSSILADFLLIIHRMALW, from the coding sequence ATGAAGAAAAGATTGCTATTAACTTCTTTTCACACTTGGCTACCTCATCAGGTGTCAAATTCTTCTGATGATTTATTGATTGAAGTTGCCAAACTTGATTCGATCTCTCATGATTTAAGTTTTGTAAGACTGCTGCCACCAGATGTGCAAGTTGCCAGTGCTCAAGTACTGAAAAAAATCGCGAAACTCCAGCCAGACGGGATTATCTGCTGTGGCATGGCCGAAAAGCGGACGCAATTAAGTGTGGAATCCAATGCTAGTTGTGGGGAAAGTGTGTTGCAAACAACGGTTGATTTAAAGCAATTGGTGGTGGGAACAGCTGCTGTTGAGATCAGCCACGACTGCGGTAAATTTGTCTGCGAGGGTCTTTATTATTCGGTGCTAGATTACCTGCGGCAGTTCCAACTAAAAGTCCCTTGCATCTTTGTCCACGTTCCTATTTTGACTGAAGAAAATTCATCCTCAATTCTTGCCGATTTTTTATTAATTATTCACAGGATGGCACTTTGGTAA
- the hisH gene encoding imidazole glycerol phosphate synthase subunit HisH, whose product MAVIAVVDYDMGNLHSACKGLEKAGANPKITDSAKDLERADAIVLPGVGAFDPAVQHLRSRGLEEPIKAAIASGKPFLGICLGLQILFDSSEEGIEPGLGIIKGKVRRFRPEPGITIPHMGWNQLELTQPKCLLWEYLAPQPWVYFVHSYYVEPADPQVCAATVTHGSQTVTAAIAWENLMAVQFHPEKSSNIGLQILSNFVAQVREQIAA is encoded by the coding sequence ATGGCGGTAATAGCAGTCGTGGATTACGACATGGGAAATTTGCACTCAGCCTGTAAAGGTTTGGAAAAAGCTGGTGCAAATCCTAAAATTACAGATTCTGCCAAAGATTTAGAAAGGGCAGATGCAATAGTATTGCCTGGTGTTGGTGCATTCGATCCGGCAGTACAACATTTGAGATCGCGTGGTTTAGAAGAACCCATCAAAGCAGCGATCGCATCTGGCAAACCTTTTTTAGGCATTTGTTTGGGACTGCAAATTCTTTTTGATTCCTCTGAAGAAGGTATTGAACCAGGACTAGGAATTATCAAAGGAAAAGTACGACGCTTCCGTCCAGAACCCGGTATTACAATTCCCCATATGGGTTGGAATCAACTGGAATTGACCCAACCAAAATGTCTTTTGTGGGAATATTTAGCGCCTCAACCTTGGGTATATTTTGTCCATTCCTATTATGTCGAACCAGCCGATCCGCAAGTCTGTGCCGCGACAGTCACCCACGGCAGTCAAACTGTAACAGCTGCTATAGCCTGGGAAAATTTGATGGCAGTCCAATTCCATCCAGAAAAATCTTCTAATATTGGATTGCAAATCCTATCTAATTTTGTTGCTCAAGTACGCGAACAAATTGCTGCTTAA